The DNA sequence CATGAATTCTCCTCATCAGAGCGGTATTCTGATCTCACCGATGACTCTTCATTACTTGTCCAAGCAATGGAGCTCTCAGGACCTAGGTGAATTTCAATTACTTTTCAAACAGGgataatttttaataaaatataaaatagaataGATCGGCGGCTATagatttcacccaaaaaaaaaaaaaaaaaatccaatttccaTTGAAAGAGTTTGTTGTATAGTAGTGGTATATCAAAGGTTGTGACATTAATTCCTGGCTGTACATAATCTGAGTTGAGGAACTAACATTATTTAGATTTGAGTGTTTCTGTTCTTGTTCTCCCAGTTAAGTAAAGAATCTTTGTGGGGATGTCCAAACAGTCATTAAGGTTTGTAAAAAATAATGCTATTGACGAGGGTTTTGTTTGTTTCCTGTAAAATTTAAAGCAAAGATATAATAGGACTTGTTTCTATTCAAGGAAGTTAGGACTTTACCATTATTACAAACATGTACCAATGTATGTTGTTCCATTATGATTCTAATTTCCTATTCAAAGATTCTTGTTGGCCTTCTATGCAAAAGCATAAAAATGATTTTGCCCACCCAAAAATGGAAGGCACTGAAGAGCTTATTAGTACAATGCAAAATAAAAGATTGGTGAGGAGAGTTTGAATCTGATTCTGATACCagtaaaactagaaacaaaaaGAATTCTAAGTTGTACATTTCACACACACAACTTTTGACTTTATTGCATTTAGTGGAACAAGAAATGAACTTGGAGCCTGGCTTTCTTTCATATAAAGTTGTAAGACTCAGCTGTGACTAGAATTTTAGGCTACTTTCCTCTTATGTAAACCTCTGTCTACCTTATCTATTCCAATAATCAAACTGACTACAAACTTTGGAATAGCCATGCCATAAGCAGGAAGAAGGTACTTGATGGTTCTCATTTATGCTTTTAAAAGTTTAAAATTCATGAAGGGTCTTCGAATAGATATTTAGATTGATAGTTGGCTTCCATCTTGTACATGGTGTGGTTCCCATTAAATGGTAATTGTATGCCTTTATTGGTTTCATTGTCTACCGGGGAGACAGGATTCTTAAGCATGCTTAAGGCGCCGTGTCAATCAGTCTTTAAAAATGGGCGGTGGTTTGTCGAGAAGAGAGCCACAAAAATAGGGCGATGTAATCATTCAGAGGGTGGTGattcctgaaaaaaaaaagaagggaatgaGGATTGTCAGTTTTACCATTTGAATTAGCAGAGAATACCTTAATTAAACTAAATCAAAAATCATTTTAATATCTCAAttaaactaaaacaaaaaaccatGACTTGGGCTCTTACTTGCAATGTGACTAGTTTTAAAGCCTATGGATTGCTAGGTCCCTTGCTTCTGATGTAACCATAAGTAATTTGAAGGCCTTTCCCTGTGATCCCCTCATTTTGCCACGAGGACAGATGATATTGGACAAATAGGAAATGAACGATTTGCCACATGTCCATACATGTGTATTTAATTTGAAAGTTGGTGCGCAAGCAATGGATGGACCTTACCTAGGCTCTACCTGTTGTATAAAGTTTGGGCCCCAACTGAACTACCATGTGACAAATATTAAAATCACCTAAGCAGGCCTTCCCATGTTGGCCAAGAGGGCCTCAAGAATTGTTTTGTGGTACCCAATTCCTGTTCCTTTAAATGCAGGGTCTTCCCATATTATCTGTGGCTAGGTGCAGAAACAATCGAAATGGCACAGAAGTTCCTAACCTGAACTCTAACCAATATATATTCCACATCCATTGATTCAAAAGAAATAGCCACTTTTGTCCAGCATCAGATGTATTCACCCTTTTCATGTTCTAATTACAGGGTTATTAGATTATAACACATATCATGAGAGCTTAATGCAACCCCTGCATGTGTAGACTCAAAATACATCTCTCCTCTTGATGAAAACTCCCAGTTCAACCTTGAAAACAAGAGTAAAAGTACATACAAGCATTGTTATTGAGCATTGTGATATCTGACCTTGTAAgattatgattcaaaatattcaTTTTATCTTTCCGCCACACTCGTGGGCATTGAATCAATTCTTTCCCTATTCTTGATTCAACCATGGCATCAACTACGTCTCCTGTGAAGATGTGAACCCTCAATGTCTTCAGAACAGGTTTAATGGTGAGTAGAAACTTTCATTTTGAAATTGGTTCAGGAAGCAGTCGGCTCCTTCTTGTACTTCAAAAAATTCTGTGAAAGGTTCCATATTGGCATCTACATCGGTATCTGCCTGTAGCAGTTAAATGAATTCTAGCATCATTTTCAGGTCTTCTCCTCTCCTAAACCAGCAACATTTAGGTAAAAGACAACTCACCCAAATCACAAGTTCTTTCAAGTTAGCGGAGTTCTGACCAAGCAAAGTGTTGCTGGGACCACATCTAGATAGTGGAATTTCAGCTCATTCAATTCCAGTATCATAAGATGATAGTAATTAGGAATATTGAAGCTTCCTTAGTAAAAGAGCCACAGCAAAAAAAACGGCAAGAAGACATGCAAGAAAAatgtaagagaaattatagtCATCAAATCATCTTAAGAGAAATTATAGTCATCAAATCATCTTACCTTTTTTAGAAAATTCCATATTCAAATCAAGCTTCTCTAAACCAACAAGACATCCAAGAACCTTGATGGGAGTCCAAGTtcatgtaaaaaagaaaacctaaaatgatgcagaaaggAATTGTAAGAATAGCAAGAATCACACCTTGGACCCTTTTCGGGGTCGGAGCCTTCAGTTCCCCCTCTTCTTGGGTTGAGcatccctctcttcttttcaacGGGTATTGTCTTCCTTactcttcttttcttatctctCACCAGTTCTGGCGGTGATGCGTTCATTTTTCTTGATGACTAAGGGGAATAGGGGATGTgcaaaggtgttaggcactcatCTAATTTGGTAAATTCAGTCTATCTATTAGATGCTCagattttaaatattttcttctaaatttAACTTAGTCTTAAGCTAGGGGTGCAATAGGGcaggttgggctagggttttaagctaggggtgcaatagggcaggttgggctgggtttcttaaaaccctagcccaaccttaAGTCCCCTTAATTGGGCACAAATCCatcctgaccctgactcaaggCCTCAAAACTTCAACCATGGCCCTACCCTTTAGGGTTCAACTCAATCCTTACCCACCCTTATTAGTCTTGATTTTTCAAGGACGGGCCGGGATGACCTTGAAcctgaccttggtttgccataAAAGGCTGGATATATCCTGAccttgcaaaatatgaaataatttgaaaataaaaaatatttataataaagaggagataaaaatacaaagttacaaattacttgtcatgagaagaacatcctaaagcaaacattcaaacaatacaaataactctaactattatggtaaacaaagatgAGATCATTataagaaagtaaataatcaaaaaaatttcaattatttgtcacgataaacaaagagatcatcataataaggcaaacaatctgaagatctcaaaacccttgtcatattaaacaaagaggagaacatcctaagaaaaacaaaaaatccaaagaacgTAGAGAGCCAGAGAACTTCTGTGATTCTTTAAAGACGCAGAGAGCaagatatcttttttttttttttttttttttttttcctttgtaaaaaaaacaagagagatcggtgagaagatatattagaaGTTTTGAGGTGTTagtgactcaatgtcaaacaaataaaattatgttaaattcagggttaacattagggtcacaaccagggtcaacatcaggggcaaaaatcagggccTGGCAGGGCCAAAACCAATGCCAAAAGACAGGGTAAAACAATTAGGGCcgggttcagggcgggctgGGTGGACTGAAGACATCAagccttacccgccctgaccctgaccctgactcagggttagaaatttcagggtcgagccggccctcagggccaaaatttttgggtcggtACTTGTTTAGGATCAGGGCAGGCCAAGGGCGGGTTCAGgccgtcaaggccaaacttgcacccctatctTAAACCAAATGAAGTTCTGGCTTGAGGAATTAGATCTGGGGTGTGTGATTGGGAATGATTCCATTCTATGTACCAGGTTCAGATGCTGAGGAATAATCCATCTAAAGCAAATGAAGAATATTCTAGGGCAACTGTGGAAGGAAAAGATCATGTCCTATATATTTTTTAGAAGAAGTACAGTCAGTTGAACGTCTTTGTGGTAGTACCAACGTTCTCTTAGCAATAGTTACAAAATGAGAAACCGGTTCCGAGTTTGAGACAACCTTACATTCGATATCCACCTTGTTATAGACATTCAAAAGTCGTCCTGCCACACTTAGAGACCAAAAAGAATTATCTAATCCAAAAGTTAAATGTTATAGTATCTCCAAATTGATCCAAACCTCCATCATGGACCATGCATACTCTGCCTCAAAAGGAGAGCTCTGGAGCAGCCTTCAGTGGAATCTCCTGTCATTAAATAGCCAGTTATTAGTGATTCTAATTTCCCATGTTGAATTATACCGACAACCCAGATTGTGATTGTGTTTTCTAAATTGGTCATCACTACGCACACCATTACATCCTTATAGTGGTAGTTATCAATTACCCGATTTGCAGAGTGAATATTCTGGTCCTGATGTTGATATGGCAGTGCCACATCAAAGGTCATTAACTGTTTATTGTAATACCAATGAATCCATTTGAGAGCTGGGTTAAGGATTTTATGTGGGCTTCGCTTCTCATTCCTGAAAAGGATGTTGTTTCTATGTGACCAGATATAGTAACAAATTATAATAAACAccgaaaaaaaaatactgacgATTCTGAAGTAGAATAATTGTAGACTTAAAGAAATGCATAAACAAGTTTTGAAAGGAAGAAGCTCTGAGTGCATGAGTGTGCAGTCCCAGTGGACTAGCAGCCCATATACATTTGGTAAAGCCACGAGAGAAAAAGGTGCCAAACAGATTCCTGTTCAGAATTGCACAAAGCACATGTGTTCTTCATGGGCACcctttttcttgtctttttcttATCTTATCCTTTGTCGGGAGCCCACCGTGAAAAATCCTCAAGAAGATCTTGTCCTACATAATACAACCTAAAGAGATGAAATCTGGGGGTGTAACATAGGGAACAATTCCATCTTATGTACGAGATTCAAATGTTGAGGAATAATCCATTTAAGCAAATAAAGAATGATCAAGGGTAGCTGTGGAAGGGAAACATCTTGCGCTACAAAGTCAAACCTAGAGAGATTAAAATCTGGAGTTGTGGCATAGGGAACAATGTCAAGAATAATCCATCTAAAGCAAATGAAAAATGATCGAGGGAGATTATGAAAGGGAAATTAAATGTTGTCTTACACAGTCAAACCTAGAGAGATTAAAATTTGGGTTGTGACATAAGGAGTGGTATCATCCTATGTACAAGATTTGGGGATTTATGGGAACAATTTTTCCATCATTCATCTGTTGTGAATATGGTGCTCTCCTGGTTTGTCCCAATATTTTGGTGCACCACTGAGGAAAACTGTGGACAggactgtagacacccaattttgtcaccctccctggGCTACGAtgacatatggatcttggatgcgacatTTCGCCTCCGATCAACAGAGCTGATAATTGACTAAGGAAACTATTCCCataagcattccatactcatccaaaattctcaaaaaacccgcgcgagagaaaagaagggtccaattatgacatttcatatatgaaggaatccagtcaaagTGACTACACAGATGCGTAGTAGTCAGAATTACAATTTCAACGATATATAGTACGTCAAAATTAGGCTTTCGGATCTCTAGCAATCACTCCGGGAAATCgcaccttgagtgcccaaaccccgcccatgtgaGCCTCGCATGCACATAGCTAAGCCCCgcgtgcacccaaccaagcctaGCGTGCACATGGTCAAGCCCTGcatgcacccaaccaagccccgcgTGCACATGGACAAGCCCTGTGTGCACTCGACCAAGCCCCACgtgtacccgaccaagccccacgCATACCTGACCGAGTTTCAACACCCGTGTCTGAGCCCTAGTGCCCATGTCGAAGCCTTAGCACCCATGTCAAAGCCCCAGCACCACTGTTGGAGCCCCAGTACCATGCAGGAGCTCTAGCGCCCCTGCTGGAGCCTAATGCCCCTGCTGGAGCCCTAGTGCCCCTGCTGGAGTTCCAAGttccactgttagttaaaacgcgttttaaatgcgtttgcgtttttttgccatttaaaacgcgttttgccATATGCCTTTATACAATGCGGAAAAAACCAGAAACGGCCGAATAAAACATTTAAAACACGTGTTGAACGCACGTTTAAAATACGTATGCgttttttaagggcaaaataggaatttgtcatactaattagaaaaaaaaaacccaaaactaaagaaaacgTAAAAAGCATTCGATaggttttcttccccaaatcccaaattcccaaatccataATTCCACATCTCTGTGAGTCTGCTGCTCTCACGAATCACGATCTCATGGTCTCACGGAGTCACGGTCACCGTCTCACGGTCTCATAAATCACGATCTCACGGTCACCCAGATTCGAGTTTTCCACTTTTCCTCTGAACCCTTCTTCTCCGTTGGTCAATCgaagaaaaatcagagaaaagaagaagaagaggagtagACAACTGTAGTAGCAGGTCGTCGAAAGTCGAAACTCGGGCCATTGGGCATCGACAGCAACAGTAGCAGGTCGTCGGAACTCTACCGTCGAGTCGTCGACAGTAGCAGTAGCACGTCATCGGATCTCGGGCATCGACAATAGCTGATCAAAGGAAATTCAGGCGTCGATAGCAGCAATAGCAGGTCGTCAGAACTCGAGCATTGAGTCATCGACAATAGCAGTAACAGGTCGTCGGATCTCGGGCGTCGATAGTAGCCGATCGAAGGAAAccctcttcttctacctcttcCTCAGTCCTCAATCCTCACTCAGTCGACAATAGTGggcagtcttcttcttcttcttcttcttccttcacatAGGTATAGTGTGATACGGATCACAAACCCAGGATGCTTTTGTGTTTACTTCTTGTCTATCATTGCTAGTATAACTCACTTGATGTTATGTAGGTTTTTATGTTTACTGTCCTATGGTTGGTTTTCTGTTTTATCTATTCTGAGTTGTAGAAGGAACCTTTGCCCTTAAAATTTAGTTGAACattccctcattttttttttaaatttactcATTTCTAACCAGACAGGGTTAGAAATGAGTAAATATGATTGCTGGCTCAGCTATCTCCATCCACCCAAAATTGACACTCTGGCCATAGATTTCCCATTCGTCATTAGATGACCACCTGATAAATTACATCATAAGAACAATAGGATTTCAACTTCCAGACAAGCAATGGAGCttgaataaaagaaacaaaaaggaatTAATAACAAGACATACCTCAAGAAGTAGCCGTGTTCGACAACAATCCCAAGCTTCTCACATGGAGAAAACCATGTTCCCAAACTCTCTCTACCTCTTCCGCTAACAATGAAGACTGTATTTTTATCATCCCCACAAAGTGTGTTTAGAATGGAGATAACCTGGTGACTCGGAGTCTTGTTTATGGAAGTTTGAGGCATGACGGTGCCATCATAGTCCAACAGTATGGCTCTGCTCTTAGCCATTGAGTATGTTGAAACAATGGCATCTATGGAAAGCTTTCTGAAATTAGGATCAAGGGCCACAACCCTGAAACCAAAATTCAGCCCAATTCCCCAACATTTTCTCCTGAAATGATCTTTACAACTTCTCTCCCTATCTTGCAAGAAGCTTCGTGCCCAATAAGCCACATCATGGGTACTTACATACCTGTAATGCTTCTCATGCCTTAGCTGTTGCTCAACATCGGGCATTGAAATAGCTACATTCCTTGCACCATGATTTTGATTGATGTTTCCAAACTATGAACAGTCGATATGAACATGACACATTTGTTCTATTTGTATatctttggtataatttttgATGCTTCTGACGTACTTTCAAGGTACTATAGTTTTGAACCCAACAGATTGAAATGTTGGCATTTTacatccctttttcttttcatttactaatcTATGAATTAATTTTTTCCGAAAGGAATTTACTCATCGTTcattcataatacattaattattcTATTTGTTGAGATTGGAAAGGATGTTTGATTATATTATGTAAGTGTTTCAAAGTtgagctacatgagcttaagAAAAATGGTGAGACCTAAGGATAAATTTCGGGAACATGTAGAGCAACGTGGTTTGGGTCGTTTCACATATAACTATTGTGGACTTAATTATTCTGGGAGTGTTTCACGAATGAAGGCTCATTTAGCTTGTCAATCTGGACatgatgttcaaatttgcaCCCAAGTTCCTGAGCACATTCAAGCTGATGTCCTGGTAGAATTTAATTTGAGCAGATCTGCTAAGAAAAGGAGTGATTCTCTTGAAAGTGGAATGGGTTCCACAAGTAGCACACCTTCTATGCCTTAGGTTAGGAGTACACATAAACCCACAATGGTAGAGATGGCTACTAAGCAAGACAAGAAGTTATTGGACATGTTggtaactgatttttttttgtcaataataACATTTTCTTCAATGTTATTTAGACAAATTCTTTTATTGAGATGCTAAGGGGTGCATGTGCATATGGTACAAGTTATGTTGTACCTAGTTATAGCAATCTTTGGACCAGTTTGATTCATGGAAAAAAGCAGAAATCATGCAATATGTTAGCAACATAAAGGCGACATGGGGTATCACAGGTTGCACAATTATGTCCGATTCTTGGACTGACATAAAGAAGAGGTCGTGGGTTAATGTGATTGCTTACTCTCCTGGGGGTGCTGTGTTTTTTAAATGTATTGAGTGCGGTATAAATAGATTAACTTCAACATTccttttcaatgaaatttctgatgttATTGAAGAAGTTGGACCAAATAATGTTGTGCAATTTATTTCAGATAATGGTTCTAACTTTTGTTCTTGTGGTGAAATGTTGACTGAAAAATGGCGTCATATGTATAGAACAAATTGTGCTACTCATGGGATTAATCTGCTTTTGAAATATATTCACAAAAAAGTTAAATGGGTGAGGGAAGTTATAAAAGATGAAAAACTTGTAGTGGATTATATTCACAAGCACACAAGTATTGTAGCATTGATGAGAAAATTCACCAACAATAGAGATATCAAGCAGCCTTGCAAGACAAGGTTTGGTACTTATTTTTGATGCTGCAGTCTCTTATTGTTGTTGAGAATGAGTTGAGGCTTTTTGTTGCATCATCTGAGTGGAGAGCCTTTCAATTCAAAAGAGCTGAAATGACAGTGAAAACTATTGGGATAATTCAATCAGATACATTTTGGGAGGGGCAAAGGAAGTTGTTGCTTTCATGGAGCCACTTATTCGTATTATTTGCCTTGTTGATTCAGATGGTTCTACTACAGGTTACTTATATGAAGCAacaaaaagggcaaaagaaacATTGAGGAAATTTGTGGAGAAGGATGGAGGGAAGTATTTAGCCATAATGGACTTGTTTCAATTTAGGTTAGAGAAGAACATTATTCATCATGTTCATGTCTTTGGTGTACTTTTGAATCCTTCTATTATATTTGGTGGTCAACTTGATATTGATGGAACTAAATTTATGAATGCAAAAGAATTTATTATGGACATCATGGTTCCTTTAGAAGATTGTGAGCAATTCATGCAAGAAGTCATTGATTATCGCATGAAAAGTCCATCGTTGTTCAATATGACAGGGTGGACAATGATGAAAATTAACCATCCAAGTAAGTGACTTAgttaattagtttattattgtatttttttaattaaatatagcattcttatatttgtttacttatgttgatttgtagggatttggtggCAATTTGTTGGTAGTGCATTTCCTGTGCTTCAAAATATTGCTTGTAGAATCTTGAGTCAACCTTGTAGTTCCTCTCCTTGTGAGTGTAATTGGAGTGCTTGGGATGTAGCacgaataaagaaaagaaatagattagCCCCAGAGATGCTAGAAGATTTGGTGTACATCAGGATGAACTCTATGATGAGGGAGAACTATGAAAGCCAACTACATAAAGATTCAAGGCCTATTGATTTAAACAATCTTGGTGACTTACCTATAGTAGACTTTGAGCTTGAAATGGAGAGGCTTGAGCAGACGTACGAGGAACTCCAACCATCTGACACTGGAGCTGGTGAAGGATCTACTTCATATAGTTTAATGCCTCctcattgatcttttttttttttttttttttttttttttttttttatcattgatcttTGGACCTGTTATAATGATACTGAGTTCTTTAGACATCTTGGATAATATGgaaggatgaatttttttttttaatattttggacatgtcttttttaatatggtgtattaagttttaatttggaatttacattggatgctatattttggatgatatatgcatgaatgtttgatgttgatgtagtttagaacattagatgcaggtatacaggtaataatatctcaaattacatgagtatattaccctttttttggtttcgttttttttgaaaacgacacgtttaatactcgtactgttcgttttcgtccgtttgacgtttccttttttttttgactacACCGTTGatcatttttatctgtttaaaacccatactgtacgtctctgtttttttgccgttcctgttttaactaacaatggttCCAACACCTCTGCTGAAGCTCCTGTGCCCCTGCCAAAACCTCCGCTGCTCCCATAGACAATTAGAATCCCTCTTTCGACGATTGGTttagagaaggaattccctcttcacccgcctgtgtaccctacactaccccgttagcgtaccctacaccacggcctcccattggtccaaaaaagaaTCATTTTACATGATTGGtctaaaaaaattatctttcaccccattggctatagaaaattaccctcctccccattggtccaaaatttcttactttcaccccattgttttagaaaaattactttttactaccattggttaatgaattttctctctcctccctattggtctaaaaattctataaataccccctcccttggattttacacaccaacataCCCCACAATaacccatagtagagaagctttgccctctcgtctcccctccccctttgacgtttttcaagttttcggatagatcttcataagatccgaagtgttcttcgagccttcaaaactcttcaatccttggCCTTCTTTGAGTAAGATTTTTGTGTAGAAAAAGTTTTTTCTTTGTCTcccaccccccttttgaggttcttctagtctatggagagatcttcgaaagattcctttgaatcttcgaagtgttctttgggcctttgaagttcttcaaccatttaggtttcagcccATTCCTAGTGCAAGTTCTATtcaagtgccaccttagcctagccctcccatagcctatccctagcgaaagctctgtcccAGTGCCACTTCAGCCAAAACCCGAAAGTAggccatccctagcggaagctctgttcgaatacCACCTCAGTCTAAGCCCAGAAGTAGCAtttcctagccaaagctctatctgaattcaaaatcgaaagtaaccgttcctagtcggaactctacccaaatattATCAGAGTTAGCaactcttaagaaaggaagttggaggttaggACCATTTTCCCTTGAGCCAGAAGAATCCACAAGGAAGTTCGTATTAGCATTAACCAgaggtccacccctcttgacctgaaatagggccaagctcaagtataatttctcaatagaattagcataatgtagactttatatagaccttattttagtgtacatagtcatttaaattcagtcaatgtaaatatgtgtgataacttagccatgcatgcgaaataggaataattatgaaaaatgttcgttcttaaacatctagtaggaagaccgattgaaccaggtagattgggtgcctaacaccttctcaactctacaacctgacacttattctaaatctttggaccagaccaacttttgggccccccgggtcctaggcccataatcctaggtggaggctccaaacccttttgtatgatctcaatttccgtattggaccatcatcaaatcctcgtCTCGAaggatgaactttacactcttgtgaaatagccCTCCACGTATCTCAGAGcggtgtggggcccacagggtaagcacatacgacacacccctccctcatgaaagagaaagagaggagagaggacggaatcaaTGTAAATCCTTTTTTCCCCTCAAAGGGGAGAAGAAAGATCTCATTTccagccactaccctcacagtggcaactctaCTGGGgaaaaatgtcaagcttccgacactagatgctaccgctaaatgcaaaaatattttccaccacatatgtttgaaaatatgtttggctaaccctatgtttatAATTGTACTCGCTAACCACattatgcatcgtgctcgaagtgaattcatttggcgagggactctcTATCATGttcgcacccttggggaggtcagtgtatatcatggagagtactttgagagcaaatggtagcctcTTCCTgtataagggtgtggggtattgttaaacagcaggatgttcataattgtgctagtaccctcggggaggtccgccaccccgtggccagttgcttaacctcgtctGTAGTAATGAGTAATAGGCATGGAAGTCACCCCCTCGATCTCATACCCATGGGTATATCGAAAGGATCATGCTCCTCgcgtatatagatcttgtcaaggaaagcttgttggtcctattgcatccactgcatgcttgcatcatgtaggaaatagatggagaacgctaggaatgccacaagatgatctgtagaatttgtttgcggttttgaaaaggaattctctaatgttatattctagtcataaagaaatgctttcctaagtgggtttaggataaaaggtgtccttcctcttagaaatgaaatatggatgattcgGCATATGCGATTCGGGCTGACTTCTGTCCAAACCCCGCAAAATactgaattatctaaaagacccaaggaaactaggaggaaggtcacctagtgggacaagattaaggaaagcatgactttattagcAGAGAATGTATTGATAGGggtattctggtcaagccat is a window from the Macadamia integrifolia cultivar HAES 741 chromosome 5, SCU_Mint_v3, whole genome shotgun sequence genome containing:
- the LOC122077957 gene encoding uncharacterized protein LOC122077957, which gives rise to MVRPKDKFREHVEQRGLGRFTYNYCGLNYSGSVSRMKAHLACQSGHDVQICTQVPEHIQADVLFDSWKKAEIMQYVSNIKATWGITGCTIMSDSWTDIKKRSWVNVIAYSPGGAVFFKCIECGINRLTSTFLFNEISDVIEEVGPNNVVQFISDNGSNFCSCGEMLTEKWRHMYRTNCATHGINLLLKYIHKKVKWVREVIKDEKLVVDYIHKHTSIVALMRKFTNNRDIKQPCKTRYILGGAKEVVAFMEPLIRIICLVDSDGSTTGYLYEATKRAKETLRKFVEKDGGKYLAIMDLFQFRLEKNIIHHVHVFGVLLNPSIIFGGQLDIDGTKFMNAKEFIMDIMVPLEDCEQFMQEVIDYRMKSPSLFNMTGWTMMKINHPRIWWQFVGSAFPVLQNIACRILSQPCSSSPCECNWSAWDVARIKKRNRLAPEMLEDLVYIRMNSMMRENYESQLHKDSRPIDLNNLGDLPIVDFELEMERLEQTYEELQPSDTGAGEGSTSYSLMPPH